A single window of Leeuwenhoekiella sp. MAR_2009_132 DNA harbors:
- a CDS encoding ATP-binding protein: MENPCKITEGGITYELGKMQGKKIIYDFQKMLLFLDAKGKLLFGDHFKIFEQDHPLLFKLCNYYIADKTNCEALHIDPKKGLILSGPVGCGKTSLMKLLRYLVPHQRQYEVIPCRNITFSFNHLGYKVIQEHGDGHFYCFDDLGTEAIGRHYGKDCNVLGEIICNRYELFLKTRIKTHITTNLNASELEQRYGLRVRSRMRELFNLVNFEEGTPDKRI, translated from the coding sequence ATGGAGAACCCTTGTAAAATAACCGAAGGTGGAATTACGTATGAGCTTGGAAAAATGCAAGGCAAGAAAATTATTTATGATTTTCAAAAAATGCTCTTGTTTTTAGATGCCAAAGGAAAACTGCTCTTTGGAGATCACTTTAAAATTTTTGAGCAAGACCATCCCCTTTTATTCAAACTCTGTAATTATTATATCGCGGATAAAACCAATTGTGAAGCACTGCATATCGACCCTAAAAAGGGGTTGATTCTTTCGGGTCCTGTTGGTTGTGGCAAAACCAGTCTTATGAAATTGCTCCGTTATTTGGTGCCTCATCAACGCCAATACGAAGTAATACCTTGCCGAAATATCACTTTCAGCTTTAATCATTTGGGCTACAAAGTTATCCAAGAGCATGGGGATGGCCATTTTTATTGCTTTGACGATCTGGGAACTGAAGCTATTGGCAGGCATTATGGTAAAGATTGCAATGTGCTTGGAGAAATCATCTGCAATCGCTACGAGCTTTTTCTAAAAACAAGAATCAAAACGCATATCACAACCAATTTAAATGCCAGTGAACTGGAACAACGCTATGGTTTAAGGGTACGCAGTAGAATGCGGGAGTTATTTAATCTGGTAAATTTTGAAGAGGGTACTCCAGACAAAAGAATTTAA
- a CDS encoding alkaline phosphatase family protein translates to MINTIKYVLLLLAITSMRTVNAQEVEHVILISIDGFRPDFYTDAKWPTPNIKMLAKEGVFADEVRTIFPSVTYPSHTTLVTGVFPEKHGIYYNTTIGDDGQPSGWVYDYNQITSKTIWEVAKSKNLSTASISWPITMNNPYIDYNIPEIWSFEDASDRRGATSKAANPKGLFEEITSQITGTLEKEEYNLSSLRMDQNLGRMATYLIEKYQPNLLTIHLPNTDGAQHSVGREGVEVERAIAGADQVVGQIYDAVLRAGIAEKTAILVTGDHGFVTTHTSISANLWLKEHGLSDKAFFFSTGGSAFLHLKNGNSPKILEKIHSVLDSLPLAQRNMFRIIEESQLREMQSDPRVKLAISANEGFSFDNDTDGELLKSKVGGKHGYFPDFYNIYTGFVGYGAGFKSGIEIKHMQLEDIAPLVAKLLNLELKDSSGTVYPGLLKH, encoded by the coding sequence ATGATTAATACGATAAAATATGTTTTGTTGCTACTAGCAATTACGAGCATGAGAACGGTTAATGCGCAGGAAGTAGAACACGTAATTCTTATTAGCATAGATGGTTTTAGACCTGACTTTTATACCGATGCTAAATGGCCTACACCTAACATAAAAATGCTTGCTAAAGAGGGCGTGTTTGCCGATGAGGTACGAACCATTTTTCCTTCAGTAACTTATCCTTCGCATACAACCCTCGTAACTGGGGTTTTTCCTGAAAAACATGGGATTTATTATAATACGACTATTGGAGATGATGGACAACCAAGTGGATGGGTTTACGACTATAACCAAATAACTAGTAAAACTATTTGGGAAGTTGCAAAGTCAAAAAATCTTTCTACAGCTTCGATCTCTTGGCCTATCACCATGAATAATCCGTATATCGATTACAATATACCTGAAATTTGGTCTTTTGAAGATGCTTCAGATCGAAGAGGAGCAACTTCAAAAGCAGCAAATCCTAAGGGTTTGTTCGAGGAAATTACTTCACAAATAACAGGAACTTTGGAAAAGGAGGAATACAATTTGAGTAGTCTGCGTATGGACCAAAATTTAGGTAGAATGGCTACTTATCTTATTGAAAAGTATCAGCCTAATTTATTGACCATTCATTTGCCTAATACAGATGGAGCACAGCACAGTGTAGGACGAGAGGGTGTTGAGGTTGAACGGGCGATTGCAGGAGCAGATCAAGTAGTGGGGCAAATTTATGATGCCGTTTTACGTGCAGGGATAGCTGAAAAAACGGCTATCCTAGTTACAGGTGATCATGGGTTTGTAACTACTCATACCAGTATTTCTGCTAATTTGTGGTTAAAAGAACATGGCTTGTCAGATAAAGCCTTTTTCTTTTCTACTGGAGGATCTGCTTTTTTACATTTGAAAAATGGGAATTCTCCAAAAATATTAGAGAAGATACATTCCGTTTTAGACAGTTTACCTTTAGCACAACGGAATATGTTTCGCATTATTGAAGAGTCACAATTAAGAGAAATGCAGAGTGATCCCCGTGTTAAGTTAGCTATCTCTGCTAACGAAGGTTTCTCTTTTGATAATGATACTGATGGTGAATTATTGAAAAGTAAAGTAGGAGGTAAGCACGGCTATTTTCCAGACTTTTATAATATATATACTGGTTTTGTTGGCTATGGAGCTGGTTTTAAAAGTGGTATTGAAATTAAACATATGCAACTTGAAGATATAGCACCACTTGTGGCAAAATTATTAAACTTGGAATTAAAAGATTCTTCAGGAACTGTTTATCCCGGTTTATTAAAGCACTAG
- a CDS encoding N-acetylmuramoyl-L-alanine amidase — protein sequence MIEQKFIQLTHQKSRGVKFANFQVLRDLQDFCPAVLVELGFVSN from the coding sequence ATGATAGAACAGAAATTCATACAATTAACCCATCAAAAAAGTAGGGGAGTCAAGTTTGCAAATTTTCAAGTACTAAGAGATTTACAGGATTTTTGTCCAGCAGTTTTGGTGGAATTAGGTTTTGTATCTAATTGA